Proteins encoded by one window of Carbonactinospora thermoautotrophica:
- a CDS encoding DUF6668 family protein gives MSTLAATIPGGVDAARAWPAPPPPGSARVVLVARTHAAGLRAAQAAARQWASGTLPPGIHLLGLVLIADAPGRLPRPLRDLVRLISGGVPRTWLLPWVEALRLGEPPSRVALPAEYTRLATDLHHIAYDRGGSYA, from the coding sequence GTGAGCACGCTCGCCGCCACGATCCCCGGCGGCGTCGACGCCGCGCGGGCCTGGCCAGCACCGCCCCCGCCGGGATCCGCCCGGGTCGTACTGGTCGCGCGCACCCACGCCGCGGGGCTGCGGGCCGCCCAGGCCGCCGCCCGACAGTGGGCCTCCGGCACGCTGCCGCCCGGCATCCATCTGCTGGGCCTGGTGCTCATCGCGGACGCGCCCGGCCGCCTGCCGCGCCCCCTGCGCGACCTGGTACGGCTGATCTCCGGCGGCGTGCCCCGCACCTGGCTGCTGCCGTGGGTGGAGGCGCTGCGCCTGGGAGAGCCCCCGTCACGCGTCGCGTTGCCGGCTGAGTACACGCGCCTGGCAACCGATCTCCATCACATCGCTTACGACCGAGGAGGGAGCTATGCATGA